From Longimicrobium sp., one genomic window encodes:
- a CDS encoding AMP-binding protein: MSDRPWVSHYAPGSTPDIGPIPYKHLPDMVRQQSARYATTPAFTQVMPNGMAGVLTYEQTERFSDEFAAYLRETLKLKAGDRVAIQMPNSLAYPVVLFGVLKAGCVAVNTNPLYTPPEMVHQFSDSGARVLVISDLFADRLPPVLPKTKVETVVTVRITEWFSALQGTLIRAVLKYAKKQLPPTTVPHTTFQAALKAGRAALASGTDTRKYLDGVNLDDLAALQYTGGTTGVSKGAMLSHRNLLANTAQMIEMNAEYLKAGTESILTALPLYHIFAFTVNLLLFYQIGGHNVLIPSPRPPSNLQKPLAKYKISWFSGVNTLFNALANEEWFRQNPPKLKLSVAGGMALHGSVAKRWQEVVGTPVVEGYGLTEASPVVSFNPVHKVKEGTIGIPLPSTWVRCVDESGADVPLGQPGELICRGDQVMLGYWQRPEETAKVLRDGWLFTGDVALMDEDGYFKIVDRKKDMILVSGFNVYPNEVEEVAAAHPGVLEVAVIGVPDEHSGEAVKAFVVKKDASLTDDALIKHCRESLAAYKVPRQVEFRSELPKSPIGKIIRKDLRAPGAAPTAAKI, encoded by the coding sequence ATGAGCGACCGTCCGTGGGTTTCGCACTACGCGCCCGGCTCCACGCCCGACATCGGCCCCATCCCGTACAAGCACCTGCCCGACATGGTGCGGCAGCAGTCCGCCCGCTACGCCACCACGCCCGCGTTCACGCAGGTGATGCCCAACGGCATGGCGGGCGTGCTTACGTACGAGCAGACGGAGCGCTTTTCCGACGAGTTCGCGGCCTACCTGCGCGAAACGCTGAAGCTGAAGGCGGGCGACCGGGTGGCCATCCAGATGCCCAACTCGCTGGCCTACCCCGTGGTGCTGTTCGGGGTGCTCAAGGCCGGGTGCGTGGCGGTGAACACCAATCCGCTCTACACGCCGCCCGAGATGGTGCACCAGTTCAGCGACTCGGGGGCGCGGGTGCTGGTGATCAGCGACCTGTTCGCCGACCGGCTCCCCCCGGTGCTGCCCAAGACCAAGGTGGAGACGGTGGTGACGGTGCGCATCACCGAGTGGTTCTCGGCGCTGCAGGGCACGCTGATCCGCGCGGTGCTCAAGTACGCCAAGAAGCAGCTTCCGCCTACGACGGTTCCGCACACCACCTTCCAGGCGGCGCTCAAGGCGGGCCGGGCGGCGCTGGCGTCGGGAACGGACACGCGCAAGTACCTGGACGGGGTGAACCTGGACGACCTGGCGGCGCTGCAGTACACGGGCGGCACCACGGGCGTCTCCAAGGGGGCCATGCTTTCGCACCGCAACCTGCTTGCGAACACGGCCCAGATGATCGAGATGAACGCCGAGTACCTGAAGGCGGGGACGGAGTCCATCCTGACGGCGCTCCCGCTGTACCACATCTTCGCGTTCACCGTCAACCTGCTGCTCTTCTACCAGATCGGCGGGCACAACGTGCTGATTCCCAGCCCGCGGCCGCCTTCCAACCTCCAGAAGCCGCTGGCGAAGTACAAGATCTCGTGGTTCTCGGGGGTGAACACGCTGTTCAACGCCCTGGCGAACGAGGAGTGGTTCCGGCAGAACCCGCCCAAGCTCAAGCTGTCCGTGGCCGGCGGGATGGCGCTTCACGGCTCCGTGGCCAAGCGCTGGCAGGAGGTCGTCGGCACGCCGGTGGTCGAAGGCTACGGCCTGACGGAGGCGTCGCCGGTGGTGAGCTTCAACCCGGTGCACAAGGTCAAGGAAGGGACCATCGGCATTCCGCTTCCCTCCACCTGGGTGCGCTGCGTGGACGAGTCGGGCGCCGACGTGCCGCTGGGGCAGCCGGGCGAGCTGATCTGCCGCGGCGACCAGGTGATGCTGGGCTACTGGCAGCGGCCGGAAGAGACCGCCAAGGTGCTGCGCGACGGGTGGCTGTTCACGGGCGACGTGGCGCTGATGGACGAGGACGGGTACTTCAAGATCGTCGACCGCAAGAAGGACATGATCCTGGTCAGCGGCTTCAACGTGTATCCCAACGAGGTGGAAGAGGTGGCGGCCGCGCACCCGGGCGTGCTCGAGGTGGCGGTGATCGGCGTGCCCGACGAGCACTCGGGCGAGGCGGTAAAGGCGTTCGTGGTCAAGAAGGACGCGTCGCTTACCGACGACGCGCTGATCAAGCACTGCCGCGAGTCGCTGGCGGCGTACAAGGTGCCGCGCCAGGTGGAGTTCCGCAGCGAGCTGCCCAAGAGCCCCATCGGCAAGATCATCCGCAAGGACCTGCGCGCCCCCGGCGCGGCCCCCACGGCGGCGAAGATCTAG
- a CDS encoding SDR family oxidoreductase yields MLDRDPMSGPKVSKKDTDQPYPGTDKDMKPGADHGEESYTGCGKLEGLAAVITGGDSGIGRAVAIAFAKEGADVAISYLSEEEDEDAQETKRQVEAAGRRCLVQRMDVRERQACFDFVQAAAKEFGRLDVLVNNAAYQMEQPSIHEITEEQLDRTFRTNIFGYIYMAQAALKHMKAGACIINTGSITAMEGNAGLIDYSATKGAIHTFTKTLAQSISDDGIRVNCVAPGPVWTPLIPATLEPEHVAKFGEDTMWKRPAQPVEIATAYVYLASSDARYISGEVIAITGKTSTR; encoded by the coding sequence ATGCTGGACCGCGATCCGATGTCCGGGCCCAAGGTGTCGAAGAAGGACACCGACCAGCCGTACCCCGGCACCGACAAGGACATGAAGCCGGGTGCCGACCACGGCGAGGAAAGCTACACGGGCTGCGGAAAGCTCGAGGGGCTGGCCGCCGTAATCACCGGCGGCGACAGCGGCATCGGGCGGGCGGTGGCCATCGCGTTCGCCAAGGAAGGCGCCGACGTCGCCATCAGCTACCTGAGCGAGGAAGAGGACGAAGACGCCCAGGAGACGAAGCGCCAGGTAGAGGCCGCGGGCCGGCGCTGCCTCGTCCAGCGGATGGACGTACGCGAACGGCAGGCGTGCTTCGATTTCGTGCAGGCCGCGGCCAAGGAGTTCGGCCGGCTCGACGTGCTGGTGAACAACGCCGCGTACCAGATGGAGCAGCCGTCCATCCACGAGATCACCGAAGAGCAGCTCGACCGTACCTTCCGCACCAACATCTTCGGCTACATTTACATGGCCCAGGCCGCGCTGAAGCACATGAAGGCCGGCGCCTGCATCATCAACACCGGGTCGATCACGGCCATGGAGGGCAACGCGGGGCTCATCGACTACTCGGCCACCAAGGGCGCCATCCACACCTTCACCAAGACGCTGGCGCAGAGCATTTCCGACGACGGCATCCGCGTGAACTGCGTGGCGCCCGGCCCCGTGTGGACGCCGCTGATCCCCGCCACGCTGGAGCCCGAGCACGTGGCGAAGTTCGGGGAGGACACCATGTGGAAGCGCCCCGCGCAGCCGGTGGAGATCGCCACGGCGTACGTGTACCTGGCCTCGTCCGACGCGCGCTACATCTCGGGCGAGGTGATCGCCATCACCGGCAAGACGAGCACGCGCTGA
- a CDS encoding TIGR03885 family FMN-dependent LLM class oxidoreductase: MARIGYHASHEQYAPSRLLKYVRQAEQAGFQSGMSSDHFHPWGEGQGHSGFAWSWLGAALQATSLSFGVVTVPGGWRYNPAIIAQASATLAEMFPGRFWIAPGSGEQLNEGIVGERWPPKAERNARLREAIDVVRALWAGETVTHRGLVVVEEAKLYSRPKEPPKIIGPALSPETAEWMGGWADGLVTVVGPRESMQKMIDAFRRGGGEGKPIFLQAQLSFARTEEEATRGAWEQWKTVKLPSPVLSDLRLPSQFDAAGESVRPEDMKQKMRVSADVEQHLAWLAEDVEMGFEEINLHCVHRQQQERFIEVFGERVLPQLAKSG, translated from the coding sequence ATGGCCCGCATCGGCTACCACGCCAGCCACGAGCAGTACGCGCCCAGCCGCCTGCTGAAGTACGTACGGCAGGCGGAGCAGGCCGGTTTTCAGAGCGGCATGTCGTCGGACCACTTTCACCCCTGGGGCGAGGGCCAGGGGCACAGCGGGTTCGCGTGGAGCTGGCTGGGCGCGGCGCTGCAGGCCACGTCGCTCTCCTTCGGCGTGGTCACCGTGCCGGGGGGATGGCGGTACAATCCGGCGATCATCGCGCAAGCCTCGGCCACGCTGGCGGAGATGTTCCCCGGCCGCTTCTGGATCGCCCCCGGCAGCGGCGAGCAGCTGAACGAGGGGATCGTGGGCGAGCGCTGGCCCCCCAAGGCTGAGCGGAACGCGCGGCTGCGGGAAGCGATCGACGTCGTCCGCGCGTTGTGGGCCGGGGAGACGGTGACGCACCGCGGGCTCGTCGTGGTCGAGGAGGCGAAGCTGTACTCGCGCCCCAAGGAGCCGCCCAAGATCATCGGCCCGGCGCTTTCGCCCGAGACGGCGGAGTGGATGGGCGGCTGGGCCGACGGGCTGGTGACCGTCGTCGGGCCGCGCGAGTCGATGCAGAAGATGATCGACGCGTTCCGCCGCGGCGGGGGCGAGGGCAAGCCCATCTTCCTGCAGGCGCAGCTCTCGTTCGCGCGGACGGAAGAAGAGGCGACTCGTGGTGCGTGGGAGCAGTGGAAGACGGTGAAGCTGCCCAGCCCCGTGCTATCCGATCTGCGGCTTCCCTCGCAATTCGACGCCGCGGGCGAAAGCGTGCGCCCCGAGGACATGAAGCAGAAGATGCGCGTCTCCGCCGACGTGGAGCAGCACCTGGCGTGGCTGGCGGAAGACGTGGAGATGGGGTTCGAGGAGATCAACCTCCATTGCGTTCACCGCCAGCAGCAGGAGCGCTTCATCGAGGTGTTCGGTGAGCGCGTGCTGCCGCAGCTGGCGAAGTCGGGATGA
- a CDS encoding alpha-amylase family glycosyl hydrolase, with protein sequence MSDGREGAVTAAPLFAGGNEGSEPRWWQRGVIYQVYPRSFQDSNGDGVGDLPGILRRLEYLKWLGADAVWISPFYPSPMRDFGYDVTDHEAVDKAFGSIVDFDAVVREAHARGIRVILDFIPNHTSNRHPWFLESRLSREAPRRDWYIWRDAAPGGGPPNNWRSAFGGSAWEWDSHTRQYYLHTFLREQPDLNWRNPAVERAMHHVVRFWLDRGADGLRVDAVQKVIKDHLFRDDPPNPAYVEGSDDPYDALLHEHSSDQPEIHDVIERMRAVVDGYGGDRVMIGEIYNEVERIVAYYGRDGRGVHFPYNFQLIKLPWDARVIDAAIRRYESLLPPGAWPNWVLGNHDRARVASRVGPAQARVAAMLLLTLRGTPTLYYGDELGMRNVDIPPERVQDPWEKNLPGRGLGRDPVRTPMQWDGSRNAGFSDVEPWLPLSRDCSRVNVRAQERDPTSMLTLHRALLALRRREPALSMGDWAPVQAEESVLAFTRSHGGTRFLVALNMGPEPASLRVGGPGTVELGTLPGSEGQPVDRTLRLRGDEGVIVRLA encoded by the coding sequence ATGAGCGACGGGCGGGAGGGCGCGGTCACGGCGGCGCCGCTGTTCGCGGGCGGGAACGAGGGGAGCGAGCCGCGGTGGTGGCAGCGCGGGGTCATCTACCAGGTCTATCCCCGCTCGTTCCAGGACAGCAACGGCGACGGGGTGGGCGACCTGCCGGGCATCCTGCGGCGGCTGGAATACCTCAAGTGGCTGGGAGCGGACGCGGTGTGGATCAGCCCGTTCTATCCATCGCCCATGCGCGACTTCGGCTACGACGTCACCGACCACGAGGCGGTCGACAAGGCGTTCGGCAGCATCGTCGACTTCGACGCCGTGGTCCGCGAGGCGCACGCGCGGGGTATCCGTGTCATCCTGGACTTCATCCCCAACCACACCTCCAACCGCCACCCCTGGTTCCTGGAGTCGCGCCTTTCGCGCGAGGCGCCGCGCCGCGACTGGTACATCTGGCGAGACGCCGCGCCCGGCGGCGGCCCACCCAACAACTGGCGCAGCGCGTTCGGCGGCAGCGCATGGGAGTGGGACTCGCACACGCGGCAGTACTACCTGCACACCTTTCTGCGCGAGCAGCCGGACCTCAACTGGCGCAACCCGGCCGTGGAGCGCGCGATGCACCACGTCGTGCGCTTCTGGCTGGACCGCGGCGCCGACGGCCTGCGGGTCGACGCCGTGCAGAAGGTGATCAAGGACCACCTGTTCCGCGACGATCCGCCGAATCCCGCGTACGTCGAGGGATCTGACGACCCCTACGATGCACTGCTGCACGAGCACTCGTCGGACCAGCCGGAGATCCACGACGTGATCGAGCGGATGCGGGCCGTGGTGGATGGATACGGCGGCGACCGCGTGATGATCGGCGAGATCTACAACGAGGTGGAGCGGATCGTCGCCTACTACGGCCGCGACGGTCGGGGGGTGCACTTTCCCTACAACTTCCAGTTGATCAAGCTGCCCTGGGACGCGCGGGTGATCGACGCGGCGATCCGGCGATACGAGTCGCTCCTCCCCCCTGGCGCGTGGCCCAACTGGGTGCTGGGCAATCACGACCGCGCCCGCGTGGCCAGCCGCGTGGGCCCGGCGCAGGCGCGCGTGGCGGCCATGCTGCTGCTCACCCTGCGCGGCACGCCGACCCTCTACTACGGCGACGAGCTGGGGATGCGGAACGTCGACATCCCACCCGAGCGCGTGCAGGACCCGTGGGAAAAGAACCTCCCGGGCCGCGGCCTGGGGAGGGACCCCGTCCGCACGCCCATGCAGTGGGACGGCTCCCGCAACGCGGGCTTTTCCGACGTTGAGCCGTGGCTCCCCCTCTCGCGCGACTGCTCCCGCGTGAACGTGCGCGCGCAGGAGCGCGACCCCACGTCGATGCTGACGCTTCACCGCGCCCTCCTGGCTCTGCGCCGGCGAGAGCCCGCGCTGTCCATGGGGGACTGGGCACCCGTGCAGGCGGAGGAGAGCGTGCTCGCATTCACCCGTTCGCACGGCGGCACGCGCTTCCTGGTTGCGTTGAACATGGGCCCCGAGCCGGCGTCGCTGCGCGTCGGGGGACCGGGAACGGTGGAGCTGGGGACGCTGCCGGGAAGCGAAGGGCAGCCGGTGGACCGCACCCTCCGGCTCCGCGGCGACGAAGGCGTGATCGTGCGGCTGGCGTAG
- a CDS encoding hemolysin family protein has product MGIGTEIGFVLLLLLANGVFAMSEIAVVSARKTRLQQRAEKGDAAARRALELAETPERFLATVQVGITLVGTLAGAFGGARIAEPLAETLKGYPAVAPYADGLAITLVVLGITYFSLIIGELVPKQIGLNHPERIAAMVAGPMNVLSRIASPLVWVLTGSTGLVMRMLRLKESDEPPVTEAEINVLLEQGTQAGVFDEEEQDLVERVFWLGDQRVVNLMTPRHRVKWLDVNDAPETNRARMVAAPLTRYVLCDGELDRVLGIVEAKDLWAAGLSGQPVDDLRAYLKQPLFVPESTRALRVLELFRESGVHLAVVVNEYGGTEGLVTLNNVLEEITGDMAGSAATPAIVRRDDGSVLVDASLSIDEFREAMDLPERRDDDREYRTVGGFIFTTLGHVPRPGDHFTSEGHRMEVVDMDGNRIDKVLVIPSPRHEKRPAGE; this is encoded by the coding sequence ATGGGTATCGGTACCGAGATCGGCTTCGTCCTGCTGCTGCTGCTGGCGAACGGGGTGTTCGCCATGAGCGAGATCGCCGTGGTTTCCGCGCGCAAGACGCGCCTTCAGCAGCGCGCCGAAAAGGGCGACGCGGCCGCGCGGCGCGCGCTGGAGCTGGCCGAAACCCCCGAGCGCTTCCTGGCGACGGTGCAGGTAGGCATCACCCTCGTCGGCACGCTGGCCGGCGCCTTCGGCGGCGCGCGCATCGCCGAGCCGCTGGCCGAGACGCTCAAGGGGTATCCCGCCGTCGCCCCCTACGCCGACGGGCTGGCCATCACCCTCGTCGTGCTGGGCATCACCTACTTTTCGCTGATCATCGGCGAGCTGGTGCCCAAGCAGATCGGCCTGAACCACCCCGAGCGCATCGCGGCCATGGTGGCCGGGCCCATGAACGTGCTGTCGCGCATCGCCTCGCCCCTCGTGTGGGTGCTCACCGGGTCCACCGGCCTGGTGATGCGCATGCTGCGGCTGAAGGAGTCCGACGAGCCCCCGGTGACCGAGGCCGAGATCAACGTGCTGCTGGAGCAGGGCACGCAGGCGGGCGTGTTCGACGAGGAGGAGCAGGACCTGGTGGAGCGCGTGTTCTGGCTGGGCGACCAGCGCGTGGTGAACCTGATGACGCCGCGCCACCGGGTGAAGTGGCTGGACGTGAACGACGCGCCGGAAACCAACCGCGCCCGCATGGTGGCGGCCCCGCTGACGCGCTACGTGCTGTGCGACGGGGAGCTGGACCGGGTGCTGGGGATCGTGGAGGCCAAGGACCTGTGGGCGGCGGGGCTTTCGGGCCAGCCGGTGGACGACCTGCGCGCGTACCTCAAGCAGCCGCTGTTCGTCCCCGAGAGCACGCGCGCGCTCCGCGTGCTGGAGCTGTTCCGCGAATCCGGCGTGCACCTGGCGGTGGTGGTGAACGAGTACGGCGGCACCGAGGGGCTGGTGACGCTGAACAACGTGCTGGAGGAGATCACGGGCGACATGGCGGGCAGCGCGGCCACGCCGGCCATCGTGCGGCGCGACGACGGGTCGGTGCTGGTGGACGCGTCGCTTTCCATCGACGAGTTCCGCGAGGCCATGGACCTGCCCGAGCGCCGTGACGACGACCGCGAGTACCGCACGGTGGGCGGCTTCATCTTCACCACGCTGGGCCACGTCCCCCGCCCGGGCGACCACTTCACCAGCGAGGGTCACCGCATGGAGGTGGTGGACATGGACGGCAACCGCATCGACAAGGTGCTCGTCATCCCGTCCCCGCGGCACGAGAAGCGACCGGCGGGCGAATAG